One window of Myripristis murdjan chromosome 8, fMyrMur1.1, whole genome shotgun sequence genomic DNA carries:
- the kank2 gene encoding KN motif and ankyrin repeat domain-containing protein 2, whose protein sequence is MAQVLHMDPSFPGKLNPPAPPTLHSKEQEAPYSVETPYGYRLDLDFLKYVNDIEKGNTIKKVPIQRRSRYGSLPRGYGYTGSWWTSTESLCSNASMDSRHSSFSYCAPGYHSSQRPSFSTARVEKTLLDARRKLEEEKEGRRFSNLGSMHSSVAGSNTSLSSAHSFNRAQGGGGSFTPMSSGLSTPVSPTPAHLQHVREQMAVALRKIRELEEQVKTIPVLQVKISVLQEEKRQLSVQLKSQKFLGHTLGFNRGRPRGELYIDIPEEEGNAGAKCSNKPAESLSPLTPDGSKQDSGCEIEDTVIVSGARPHAKREVRTIGVGSDDERSSRQVGVGVREQDLGLLPETEALRSQVGQLEGQLKRTLQELQAVQQQVQAAQRERQAQAPQAEHPVMATSVGWQEPQGRSLQTLVSFTQQPQQREQRTVGIQVYTLEQPTVVEVGTLLRAESCVSPSLKSAGVVLEGHHRGQAGAPGLEDAPLELPIAISSKQVRDVLKSEVSTSVPVANPAIVMGTAAEQIASLHVKGETNQNTEAVQSQEGVSKPASASPQSSLRSIMKRKAEGEPGSPTTKKNLQFIGVNGGYESTSSEDSSSESSDESDSSEYHEAREKLPESIVLHQQITVHTDEATQPQETNITPPQTSSNLPAVTPDPPQSPSQSADTDTALQHEATQLPAADTVVQKCASQPPASSGPALTSPSPANSSALKETTVTQESTSQSSSTESTPEGSSIHSSVTCSTSLCATQTKTTEITKQQYTIQSETVVVSDKHGASQTDSEQISQQRTIQSSSSKPAAESNPVDTAAAKQQIRLELSDGLMSALHALQKALGEPNAFSQQAARTAYTTVLQEWLRVSCHKAADTAVVRAYMDTFASISPQLLEFVINMADGNGNTALHYTVSHSNFPVVKLLLDTGLCNADKQNKAGYTAIMLTALAAFHSDSDLHTVLQLLRTGDVNAKASQAGQTALMLAVSHGRGDMVRALLSCGAQVNIRDDDGSTALMCACEHGHVDIVRQLLSVPGCDATLTDNDGSTALSIALEASQNDIAVLLYAHLNFAKPPSPVSPKSPLLGSSPPAGDTK, encoded by the exons ATGGCTCAGGTGCTGCATATGGACCCCAGCTTCCCAG GGAAGCTCAACCCGCCTGCTCCCCCTACCCTGCACAGCAAAGAACAGGAGGCGCCCTACTCAGTGGAGACCCCCTATGGCTACCGTCTGGACCTAGACTTCCTCAAATATGTTAACGACATAGAGAAGGGAAACACCATCAAGAAGGTCCCCATCCAGCGCCGGTCACGCTATGGCTCCTTGCCCCGTGGCTATGGCTACACTGGCTCCTGGTGGACGTCCACAGAGTCTCTGTGCTCCAATGCCAGCATGGACAGTCGGCACTCCTCCTTCTCCTACTGCGCCCCGGGCTACCACAGCTCACAGAGGCCCAGCTTCAGCACTGCCCGAGTGGAGAAAACCCTGCTGGATGCGCGCAGGAAgctggaagaggagaaagagggacgGAGATTTTCCAACCTGGGCAGCATGCACAGCAGTGTGGCAGGATCCAACACCTCCCTCAGCAGTGCACACAGCTTCAACCGGGCCCAGGGTGGAGGAGGCTCCTTCACTCCCATGAGTTCTGGCCTGTCCACCCCAGTGTCGCCCACCCCTGCCCACCTGCAGCATGTCAGGGAGCAGATGGCGGTGGCTCTCAGGAAGATCAGGGAGCTAGAGGAGCAGGTGAAGACCATCCCTGTGCTGCAGGTCAAGATCTCGgtcctgcaggaggagaaacGTCAGCTCAGCGTCCAGCTGAAGAGCCAGAAGTTCCTGGGACACACGTTGGGTTTCAACCGCGGCCGTCCACGAGGAGAGCTCTACATCGACATTCCTGAGGAAGAAGGGAACGCCGGGGCCAAGTGCTCCAACAAGCCAGCAGAGTCACTGTCGCCCCTCACTCCTGATGGCTCCAAGCAAGATTCAGGGTGTGAGATTGAAGATACAGTGATTGTGAGTGGTGCACGGCCACACGCAAAGCGGGAGGTGCGCACTATTGGAGTGGGATCGGATGATGAGAGGAGCAGTCGTCAGGTGGGAGTCGGGGTTCGGGAGCAGGATCTGGGGCTGCTGCCTGAAACAGAGGCTCTGAGGAGTCAAGTGGGTCAGCTTGAGGGCCAGCTGAAGAGGacgctgcaggagctgcaggctgTACAGCAGCAGGTACAGgcagcacagagggagaggcaggctCAGGCCCCTCAGGCAGAGCACCCGGTCATGGCCACCAGCGTGGGCTGGCAGGAGCCACAGGGCCGCAGCCTGCAGACCCTGGTCAGCTTCAcccagcagcctcagcagaGGGAACAGAGAACTGTGGGAATCCAGGTGTATACACTGGAGCAGCCCACCGTGGTGGAGGTGGGCACACTGCTCCGAGCAGAGAGCTGCGTCTCCCCCTCCCTTAAATCAGCTGGTGTCGTCCTGGAGGGTCACCACAGAGGACAAGCTGGTGCTCCAGGTTTGGAAG ACGCTCCACTTGAGTTGCCGATTGCAATCAGCTCCAAGCAGGTGCGGGATGTCCTAAAGAGTGAGGTGTCCACTTCAGTACCTGTAGCTAATCCTGCCATTGTCATGGGCACAGCGGCTGAACAGATTGCTTCATTGCATGTGAAAGGAGAGACAAACCAGAACACAGAAGCCGTCCAGTCTCAAGAAGGCGTATCTAAGCCAG CCTCAGCCTCTCCCCAGTCCTCTCTGAGGTCCATCATGAAGCGGAAAGCAGAGGGTGAACCTGGCTCTcccaccaccaagaaaaacctACAGTTCATTGGAGTCAATGGAGG TTATGAGTCCACGTCATCAgaggacagcagcagtgaaagcTCTGATGAAAGTGACTCCAGTGAATATCATGAAGCCAGAGAGAAACTACCAGAGTCTATAGTCCTGCACCAGCAAATAACAGTTCACACAGATGAGGCTACCCAGCCCCAAGAAACCAACATCACACCTCCGCAGACGTCCAGCAATCTACCAGCAGTAACTCCAGACCCTCCACAGAGTCCCAGCCAgtctgcagacacagacaccgCACTGCAACATGAAGCCACCCAGTTACCAGCAGCAGATACTGTGGTGCAAAAATGTGCCTCTCAGCCACCAGCGTCCTCCGGTCCTGCCCTTACGTCCCCAAGTCCAGCAAACAGCTCTGCCCTTAAAGAGACCACAGTCACCCAGGAGAGTACATCCCAATCATCAAGCACTGAATCCACTCCTGAAGGAAGCTCTATACACTCCTCAGTTACTTGTTCCACATCACTGTGTGCCACTCAAACTAAAACCACTGAGATTACCAAGCAGCAATATACCATCCAATCAGAAACAGTTGTCGTCAGTGACAAGCATGGAGCCAGCCAAACAGACTCTGAACAAATCTCCCAGCAGAGGACGATCCAGTCCTCTTCTTCAAAGCCAGCAGCTGAAAGCAACCCAGTCgacactgcagcagccaaacagcaaatCAG ACTGGAACTGAGCGACGGCCTGATGTCAGCTCTTCACGCCCTGCAGAAAGCCCTTGGAGAGCCCAACGCCTTCAGCCAACAAGCAGCG AGGACAGCCTACACCACAGTGCTGCAGGAGTGGCTGCGCGTGTCCTGTCACAAGGCAGCAGACACGGCTGTTGTCAGGGCCTACATGGACACCTTTGCCTCCATCTCCCCTCAGCTGCTGGAGTTTGTGATCAACATGGCCGACGGCAACGGGAATACAGCGCTGCACTACACTGTTTCCCACTCCAACTTCCctgtggtgaagctgctgctggacactG GTCTGTGTAACGCTGACAAGCAGAACAAGGCGGGCTACACGGCCATCATGCTGACGGCTCTGGCTGCCTTCCACTCTGACAGTGACCTTCACAccgtcctgcagctgctgcgcACAGGGGACGTCAACGCCAAGGCCAGCCAG gctGGTCAGACGGCGCTGATGCTTGCCGTCAGCCACGGGCGAGGCGACATGGTGCGGGCGCTGCTGTCCTGCGGCGCGCAGGTCAACATCCGCGATGACGACGGCTCCACTGCGCTCATGTGTGCCTGCGAGCACGGCCACGTGGACATCGTGCGCCAGCTGCTGTCTGTGCCGGGCTGTGATGCCACTCTCACTGATAAC GACGGCAGCACCGCGCTGTCCATCGCCCTGGAGGCCAGCCAGAATGACATCGCTGTACTTCTTTACGCTCATCTCAACTTTGCTAAGCCTCCTTCCCCT